CTTCTCTTTAATGTAGAAATATCTTGCTAAGGCCTGACAAATGAATGCATTTTGTGGGAATCGGACATTTCCTGCAGTCAAGacctcttcaatttcttcattCTGTAAAGCTTCAATTAATGGGGAAAACAAAGTGTCTATTTCATCTCCATACTCCTTGCGCTGTCTTGTAAGCAGAAGAGTTTGCACATCCTGTTCAAATTTTTCTCTCCCTATTCCAGAAATGTAGAATAAATTCTCATGTAATATCTTCAAGGCAATTTGACACTTATCCAAATGATAGCTTTTTTCGAGTTCTTTTAGACAGTAAATGGCGATCAAAGGATGAATGATGCGCACGCCTGTGTATCTCCCATATTCTGTGACTTCTGTGTTTATTAAAAGTGTAGCGTAGGTTCCCATCCTGTCTTCTAGGCTCTCTGGTTCCCAGGGTGTGTTAGTGTAGATGATCCCCAAAAACAGTTCACACTGTGACAATGAAATTGTAGAATCAGTAACGTAAGAGTTGAGTAGAGCAAGGTAAGAAATGAGTTGTGCTCTCTTGCTTTCAACATTATGTCCTTTTAGGATATTCCTGACTACATTTTCTATATACATTGCATCAAAATTGCTTTTCATGATCATGAAGGAATAAAAATTTTCACAGTTCTTGTGTTGCTTTTCAATTTCCTCTAGTTTGGCCCCAAAAGCTCTTTGTTCCTTGGGAGAAAGTTGGTAAGTTAGTGCAATACTGTCTGCTAATTTTGCACTTTCATCAGGATTCTGGGATCTCATGCAGTTTAAGATAATTACTAATGTTTTTTCATATCGCAAACCCCTGTCAGCAAAAATGGAATGAATGGAATTCTGTAGAACGTAGACATTTTCCTGttcatcaaaatcatccacaAGGAGAAGTACAGGAATGTAGTCCTGAGGGCTGGTTGCCTTATAGGTAATCAGATTGGTCACTTGTTCTCCAATTTCTGCAAAATcagttgctttgttttttaacacagcacatctgaagttcttctttagGTCCCAGAGAATATTCATAGCCAGTGTAGTACCCCCACAGCCTGGGTGATGATAAATATTGATGATTTTTGCAAACTCTCGTTTGGGTGAGTCTGCCCAGCAGTCTATCAGTCTTCTAAGGGTTTCATAACTGTCCCTTTTGACGAAAGCTGATGAGtagttttcagaagaaaaatagaagTTCCACCAGGATACTCTGCCACCTCGGTAAAAGTgctcttcttttaatttcttaaattcttGAAATTTAATTTCATCTTTCTCTATGTCTGTATCTCTGCACTCATTTTCACAGAGGATTTCCAGTGCGGTCAAGatgtcctcctcctttttctctaaaataactGAAGAAGATCCACAGGAGGGTAAATACCTTCTTGATGACTGAGTCACTGGTTTTAGTTTAAGGATAGTACTGTTTATCAATTCTAAATTTAAAGTGGAAATACTGTGGTTTGATAATTCATCTGCCATTGTCAGTCTTGTTTGTAGTAGATCTTCCCATTGTTGATAAGTCTGTGAGTTTACACAGATACACAATATATTTTCCATTCCTTTGAGAGCTTGGTAGAAAGCACAGAAAGTTTCAATAAGGGGATCTGCTGGGCTTTCCACTGGAGAGAGTAATAGAAACACTACCAGAAACTTCCGTCTCATCATTATATTTTCATCTGTGAAAAATGAAATCAGTTTCCTGACTTCAGAAGCTCTTTCTCTCTGCCATAAATGTGGTTCTAGAGGCTTATGCCTCTCATTTTTCAAGTCTGATCTGCCATTGCAGAAGATCCAGCTGGGCTGCTGATAGAGATTCATACTAGAAATTTTCTCCCTTATGGTAGTTGTCTTTTCTTCATACTGATTTGGAAAGTGAAGGTTTGCTATTCGGCTCTTTTTGTAAGCTTTGACTACCCCCTTGCTTACAGACTCAGGATCAAAGTCCAACACAGCAAaccatttaatttcttttagaaaatCTAAGTTCTTTGTTTGATTTGGATGGCACTTATTTGTTACAAGAATGTACCAGTTGTAGTAGGAGTTGTCCAGTGAGTCTCGGTTTCCTATGAGAAGTTTTACCAGTTTTTGTCCTTCACTCTCTGTCTTATTTGCTCTAACCTCATattctttctcagcttcttttctAGATGCTACTAGTGACTTTAAATTTTGTATAAATGCTTTGAAATCTATATCTCGTTGCCTGACATTGGCCAGGATATCCTTAGAGCTAGCCCCGTCTCTCACAAACAGTGAATGATCTTGGTTTGGTTTCCATGATTCACTTTTACAGTTTTGCAActtaatatagaaatatttttccttacatatagaatgttttggaatgaCATCTACTTCAATGACAAATCTGTCCGATGGTGTATTGTTCTGCAGTAGGACATCCACAAATCTTGGCTCACGAACACACTTCTTGGCTTCATTGATCTCGCTTTCTTCAAAGTACTGTTTGATCATTATGTTGAAGTGGTCGATGAAGGCATCCTTACTGGTGACTTTCACACCGATGATTTCTCCATGGGGTTTGTCCAAGACTCCAAAGTGGATGGTGCCATTGGTGCGAGAATTCATACAAGCTGATGCAAATCTGAAGACTTCATTGCTAAATTTCATCCTAATGTCCTTATCTGATGCTGCTTCTGTATTTGTGAGAGCTTTGAACTCATGTACTGGGTCTATGAGATTGAGTGGTCCTGTTTCAGGTTGTAGAATATAATGTTCTATGTAACGTTTGCTCTCATGGAACTTATCAAAAGGATATGGCATACAAGTCAACTGTTCAGTTTttagctttattttgtttttgtctttagcTGTTGCTACTTCATTTAGTGCATTTTCTTCCTTAAGAATTGATTCTTGTTCTTTGCTTTCTCTGGTCTCTCCAAGATCATGATCAATATTAGATGACATCGctttttcctcttccctttttgtttgttgggactTTTTTTGGTGTTCCTTTTTGGAGAGTTTTGTATGATCTAATTGTCCCAAACCCTGATGGTTACTGTCAAGGGCACTATTGTGCAATCTGTCATATGTACGTTTTATCAAAAGTGCTGGGCCCCGTGGTAGCCCCatttctattaggtccttctCAGTTAATTCCTGCAGGACTAATCCTGTCACTTCTTCATTGAGCAGAATCTGCCCATATTTCTCATCAATCTTCAGGTCTTTGGTTACCCACTGTTTCACGTGCTCTTTGGTCCAGTCTTTGGTCATTTCAGGCAGATTTACTTGCTCACTCATCAAAGCTGGAactttcttccttggaaaaagtAACAGAATAAGTATTTtagtattatactttttttcattgATGCCACATATTCAATGTTATATATAATTTCATGTAAACagcatatataaaatattgttCAAAGCTGACTCTTAAAACTGATTGGTACTTATTTTAACTGTTTACAGTTTCAACTAGTGCCCTCATTTTCTAGGTGATTATAAGTGTTATTATGAAATAAGCAGTAGCTGCTATCTAGGGTGACATACCCCTTTATCCTTATAATAATTTTCCCTTTTAGACTTCACTTGGTGAAAGTTGGATTTTTGTAACTTAAAACCAGACTCTTAAGTAGCACAGAAGTTGGTATAGCTGAATATTGcaaaaaaaccttaaaatataaaactgagtTAGTGGAAGTGAGTTGTgggaacagaaatgccatttacAGCTAGGAAGCTGGCCACCTTTGTTACATAATAATGAAGCAAAGGGTTAACTCATCACCTGCAGTCTTTTGGAACTGGAGTTGTTAGACCACCAAGGCTGAGGCTTTGGGGAATGTGGTGGTAAAATGTTAGGATAATTAATTTGGTTGGCAATCTTGCAGCTCTCAGAGGTTTCAAAGATTTAGATGTAGTTCAAACTGGACTGGCCTGCTTGAAATTAAATAAGGAGAATCGTAtgagttttaaatttcattaaaacCATTtcagacatggaagcaacctaagcgtccatcagtagatgaatggataaagaagatgtggtacatatacacaatggaatattattcagccataagaagaaaacaaatcctaccatttgcaacaacatggatagagctagagggtattatgctcagtgaaataagccagacagagagagacaagtaccaaatgatttcactcatttgtggagtataataacaaagcaaaatgggaggaacaaaacagcagcagactcacagaacccaagaaggagcTAGtaattaccaaagagaaagggtgtggggagggtgggtgggaagggaaggagaaagggattaaggggtattatgatcagcacacataatgcaggggggtcatggggatggcagtatagcacacagaagactagtagtgactctataacatcttactacacagatggacagtgattgcaatggggtatgtgggagtgacttgataatatgggtgaatgtaggaaCTACAATAttgctcctgtgaaaccttcataagattttataacaatgataccttaataaaaaagaaatctagggaaattttcatatgaaaacaagaaaggaagaaagaatacaaTATAATAATTACAATCTGGATCTGATTAAAGATCCAATAAATAAGAtaaagcaaccactaaaaaaacacacaaaacattTCAGCCTAAATTATTGATAGGAGATTAATGAAGGTCCCATAATTATAGATTTTGCTGAATTGCAAGAGCTGAATATCTGGAATGCTCTAGAGTAGGGGTTCCTAACTTCGACTGAATATTAGAAGCACATTCTGAGATTCTGCTTTAATTGGCTGAGGGAGTGGAAGGGGAACTCAGGCACTAGTATGTGTGTCCAGGCTATTCTGTTGTACAGATAAGGCCGAGAGCAGTTCTCAAAATGTAGTCTCCAGATCAGCAAACATCAGCACCGACTGGAAGCTTGctagaaatgtaaattctcagGCCCACCAAGTCCTAGTGAATCAGGGTTAAAAAGATCAATAAAGTGATTTAAATAAGGGAaaacaagaaagtgaaaatatGATAAGGATAAATAGACTGAAAGCATTAAAGACCAAATGTGGAGGAAGTGGACAGAGTTAAGGGAATAAGAAGCAGTCTACCTGCTGGACCCTCCAAAGGCCCGTCTAGTGGTTCTAAGGAATTTGGGTGTGGTGGTGCTCCAGCAGCCCACAGTACCTGCCTCTGCTCCAGAGCCAGGTACCTGTCTTGCCAAAGTGAATTCCTGGGTAGAGGGAATTACAGATCAGTGGAAGATTCCTTGAACCTGGGAGTCTGGGAGACACATCCCTAATCCCCCTGTCTCCTTGCAGAGGTCTTAAGTATCATCTCAGGGAAAACCAAAGGGAGAGGTTCTGCCTTACCTGTTTACAAGCCCCAAATGGAACCAACAATATAAGCAGTTATTAACAAACATATTCCTACCAAAACATTTTTTGAAGTCACTTTGGAGGAAAGCCTGAATAAAAAAATATGCCTACCatattattttaaactttaatcttaaaatatttcatagttGGATAATTTGCTGACTACTTTTATGCTTTTatgcattttaatgtattttgagcCCACTTCTGTAGACAGCTGAAGGGAAGAGACTCTCATACCCTCAGACACTATTCTTGTCATAAGTTTTGGTGGCTCAATAGATGAGAGATGATCCTTCCAATGTATGGCCTTTCACCCTCTTGACTGCCTCTCATTTAAAGATTTTTGACCTCCACCATCTCCACTCTCATCATCACACCATTGGCCTTATCATAACAGTTAGGGGTTGATTGTGACACCCCCTGCCCCAACTCATGTGTGAAAGTCCTAGCCCCAGTACTCTGGAATGTGCCCTTGTTTAGAGATAGCAttgttgcagatgtaattagttaacaTAAGGTCATTAGAATGGGTGCTATTTCAGcgtgactggtgtctttataagaaggggaaattaggacacagaggcacacacacacagggaagacagaacatgaaggtggaggcagagatgagcgTGAGGCCTCTACATGCCAAGGAATGCCAGAGAGTGCCAGCAAACACCCAAAGCTGGGGGAAGACAAGGAACACATTCTTCCTCATGGCCCCTAGAAGGAAACTACCCTGCCAGTACCTTGATCTTAAAGACTTGcaccctccagagctgtgagatgatacatttctgttgtttaagccactcagcttCTGGTGCTTTATGACAGCAGCCTTTGCAAACTAAGAGAATCACCAGTAGCTACATGCCTCCCGTCATCTGATATGCAAACATCCCCCTCTCTCGGCCCTTAGACTCACTACCATCAGTGCTCAAACTCACATTTCACCAAGACCTTTAATCCACGGACACTGTTGCTTTCTCACttgccctcacccccaccccaccccaggtcaACTTGGTTTGTTTTGTACATTCACTATAGTCACttgctttctcctttctcctcttgTACCACAGTCTGCTACTCTGCCTATGTCAACTCCGTGCAACATGGCTGCACAGAGACCGGCCACACCCTGACTGGTCTCACTTTAAAGTCAAGGCCACTTTTCTCCAGGGGACAGTTAATGCTGCCAGCCTGTGCTCTGTCTCCCTATTTTACTCACTCTCTCCCTGTCCTAAATGACTACCTTTCACTTTCTCCTCTCTCATCAAATCTCCAACACCTCCTCACCATTGCCAATTTCAGCGGTAACCTTATTTCCTATTGAAATTGGGGAAATTGGAGCAATCAGAAAAGCACTTTCCTGAGCCCCTAAAGCCACATCTATCACTGACCTGCTTCTTGACTTTTCTTCTGTTGCTGGGTCCATATATTTTATCCTAGTTTCTGTTCTCTGAAGGGAATGTCCACACTCCAAGGGAGGTGGTCAACATCTCCACTTGGCCACTAGCCGTCCCATCCCTTCTTTCTACTCAGTGAAGTGGCTCTGACAATTTTCTCATCTCTATCTGGCTTCCTCAGACTTCCCTTGGCTACCAAATCTTCCCCGTCCGCACACAAAAGTGTTACTTATTTCATGTTAAGCTAGAATCTCTCAACTTTACTTTTGCCCCATATTTCTACTTTACTTCCCACAAGTTCTGACTATACTTGTTACTTCTGTTTCTCCTTCTTTCATTCCCTTTAAAACTCACTTCATCAGGTTTTGAGCCTTATCATTCCTCTGAAATTATACTTTGCATTGCTAGAGAACAATGATTGACCTGTCAGCAGCATTTGAAACaagtaattgttctttttttccttgaatcATTCTTCTTCCAGGCTTTTGGGACACCAAGTTTCctaatttttctcttccctttctggCTGGTCCTTCTCAGTTTCCTCTGTCTACCCttcttaattttccatttttaaatgttggaggGACTTTCAGGCTTAGCCTGGGAAGCCTCATTTCTATCTGTAGTTTCTCCCTGTGGATTCACTCCATCttttaaatataatatgtatGCCCATGAATCCAGATTAATATTATCTGCCTGGCTTCTCCTGTGATCTCCAGGTTCACATATTTACCTGCTTTTACCATAGGTCCACTTGAATGTCTAACAGTACTTCTAAAATTAACATGGCCCAAACTGACCTCTTGGTATTTGACCCTCTTACCCCCAAACTGCTACTCCCATCATCTTATCAGTTAATGGAACTTACCAATTGATCAAGGCAAAAGTTTGGCAGCATCTTTGAGTCAGTCCTTTTGCACACATTTCACATTCACTCTATTAGCAAATAATTTGAGCCCCACCTTCACAGTACACTCAGAATTCCACCATTTCTTACTACTCCTATTGCCACCACCAGGGGCTAAACCAAGATCTCTTTCCTGGATTGTTTTAATAGTATGTCACCCAGTCTCTGACTCTGGCTTTGCCCATACCTCCCACCCATCACTCTATGTTCAACATAGCAACCAATGTGATCctgtttaaatgtaaatgtaatcatGTCACTCTTCTCAAGACCCTCCAATGACTTCTCATCTCACTTGGAACAAAAACCAAAACCCCTACTAAGCTCCATGGTATGGCCcccactattctttttttttcccctgctttttaaaaaattttggtatcattaatctacaattacatgagcagcattatgtttactagactccccccatcatcaagtcccccccacatgccccattacagtcactgtccatcagtgtagtaagatgctatagaatcactacttgtcttctctgtgttgtacagccctccctgtgtcccccacccctTACATTACATTTGCtagtagtaatgcccctttttttctgcttatccctcccttcccacccatcttccgtagtccctttccccttggtagctgttagtccattcttgggttctgtgagtctgctgctgttttgttccttcagttttttctttgttcttatactccacatatgagtgaaatcatttgatacttgtcttttcccacctggcttatttcaccaagcataataacctctagctccatccatgttgttgcaaatggtaggatttgttttcttcttatggctgaataatattccattgtgtatatggaccacatcttctttctccattcatctactgatggatactcaggttgcttccatttcttggttattataaatagtgctgcaataaacataggggtgcatatgtctttttcaaactgggctgctgcattcttagggtaaattcctaggagtggaattcctgggtcaaatagcattgctattttgagttttttgaggaacctccatactgctttccacaatggttgaactaatttacattcccaccagcagtgtaggagggttcccctttctccacattctcgccaacatttgttgttgtttgtcttttggatggtggtgatccttactggtgtgaggtgatatctcattgtgggttttaatatgcatttctctgatgattagcgatgtggaacatcttttcatgtgtctgttggccatctgaatttcttctttggagaagtgtctgttcagatccagtgcccattttttaattggattatttgttttttgtttgttgagatgcatgagctctttatatattttagatgtcaaccctttatcagatctgtctttatgaatatattttcccatactgtaggatgagtttttgttctattgatggtgccctttgctgcacagaagcttttcagcttgatatagtcccacttgttcatttttgcttttgtttcccttgcctggagagatatgttcatgaagaagttgctcatgtttatgtccaagagatttttgcctatgtttttttctaagagttttatgatttcataacttacattcaagtgtttgatccattttgaatttacttttatgtatggggttagacaatgatccagtttcattctcttacatgtagctgtccagttttgccagcaccatctgttgaagagactgtcatttccccattgtatgttcatggctcctttgttgtatattaattgaccatatatgtttgggttaatgtctggactctctattctgtttcactggtctgtgggtctgttcttgtgccagtaccaaattgtattgattactgtggctttgtagtagagcttgaagttggggagtgtaatccccctgctttattcttccttctcaagattgctttggctattcagggtcttttgtggttccatatgaattctagaactatttgttccagttcattgaagaatgctgttggtatcttgatagggattgcattgaatctatagattgctttaggcaggatggccattttgacccaCTATTCTTTTGACCTCATCATGTCTACTTGCTCCACTCCAGTCGCTGGGGTTGCCTCGCTGTCCTCAAACATGCCAGGCCAACTGCTGCACCAGGTTTCATACTAGCCACTCCCTctccctggaatgctcttcctccaTATCTACATAGCTgactccctcacttccttcagcCTTATGTTTAAACTCCATAGGGGCTGGCTTGGCCTCCCTTTCTAAAATTTCAGTCCCTCCTCTTGCCCTTTCCAtcacccttccttccttcagtttttccttctagAATTTACATACTGCATATTTTACTTAGTCATCTTTCTTATTCTTTATCTCAGCAACTAGACTGAAACCTCCAGGACAGCAGACATTTGTGCCTTTTGTTTGATGGTAAATCACTGGCGCCTAATATAAAATAGGTACtcaatagatatttgttgaagaaatcaaGACGTTAGAGTAGTGGAACACTTGAGCTATGTTTTTGGAAATCCGTGAGTTAGTAATGCCTTTGGAACAAGGGGCTTGGGAAATTCTTTTTTTGCCACCTTCACctgtcccagcccccagcctctggcaaccacccatctgttctctgtatctatgagttcagttttttgttttttgttttttaagattccacatataaatgagatcataaggtatttgttctctgatttatctgacttagcataatgccctcaaggcccatccatgttgttgcacatggcagggtttcttctttcttatggttgaataatattttagtgtgtgtgtgtgtgtgtgtgtgtgtgtgtgtgtatcacatgtcctttatccattcatgcatcagtggacactcaggttgttttcatgtcttggctattgcaaatgatTCCTATTTTGGCTGGAGTTTTGTATTTAATTCAAGGTGACAATGATTTGGGCAAAAATGTTGAACAATGATTTCACATAACTCCTTGGCCCAATTAGTGTCTTCAACCTTGTTTTTATGTCTAGAATGGGTAATAGTGTTACTCTCATTGTCACTGGGAGAAGTCTTCAACCTGATCTCCTTTATTCTGTTCTGGGAAAATGTTGAGATCCAGAGTTCTTCCTATGAATACTTAATTTCAGTATCCATTCCTTAAACacttttagtttttcttcttaGTAGCTGATCAGGAAGGATCAAACCATGAGTTTTCAGGGCAAACCCAGGTACCCACACCCATCTCTAGGAGGCTGGGCCTCAGCCTGCAGTTCTTGCCTCCGGGAAAGAATGCTCCTGATCCTGGTCAGAGGCCGCAGCTCAAATCTTTAACTAGATGTAAACTTTTGATATCATCATGAGTTATGTAGGACAGAGTTTGGCAAGCTGCACATGGCTACAGTTTTCTGCACAAGTTAGTTGCTTCAGTTGCTGATCTTCTATCTACATTTTACATCTGTATTCCTGCTTCAGCCCCAGAGCCTTCTGTCTGCAGAATCCATCCTCCCCAAGCTTGCTGGAAGGTTTCTTTCTAAAGAATTCTGCAGTTGACACAAATACATCTAGCGATACATACACGAAAGCAGTGAGATTTCTCCTTCCTTTCAGAGTTATTTGTTAGAAGTAGCTTATGTACACTTGAAAGTATGCTCTTGTTTTAGAATTAGTTTTAAAGATAGCTTTTGAAGAAAGTTgatgggaggggcggaagatggcggcgtgagtagagcagcggaaatctcctcccaaaaccacatatatctatgaaaatataacaaagacaacccttcctagaataaagaccagaggacacaggacaatatcaacaCCACatacgcacctgagagaacccagcgcctcgcgaagggggtaagatacaagccccggcccggcaggagccgagcgcccctccccccaactcccaatgggagaagaataggcagaggaggagggagacggagcccaggactgccgaacacccagccccagccatctgggccagagtgcagacacagtacgtgcccagggggccctggatgctagggaaacagggcagcaagaacagtgagcgggcactggaggcctggtgccggaggacataagaaaagcgagcaaccaatttttttttttttgctgttttgttttggcgagcgctttttggaagtcttaaagggatagggaccccaatactagggaaacagggcatcaagaccggtgagcagaggcc
This is a stretch of genomic DNA from Manis pentadactyla isolate mManPen7 chromosome 7, mManPen7.hap1, whole genome shotgun sequence. It encodes these proteins:
- the SAMD9L gene encoding sterile alpha motif domain-containing protein 9-like; its protein translation is MSEQVNLPEMTKDWTKEHVKQWVTKDLKIDEKYGQILLNEEVTGLVLQELTEKDLIEMGLPRGPALLIKRTYDRLHNSALDSNHQGLGQLDHTKLSKKEHQKKSQQTKREEEKAMSSNIDHDLGETRESKEQESILKEENALNEVATAKDKNKIKLKTEQLTCMPYPFDKFHESKRYIEHYILQPETGPLNLIDPVHEFKALTNTEAASDKDIRMKFSNEVFRFASACMNSRTNGTIHFGVLDKPHGEIIGVKVTSKDAFIDHFNIMIKQYFEESEINEAKKCVREPRFVDVLLQNNTPSDRFVIEVDVIPKHSICKEKYFYIKLQNCKSESWKPNQDHSLFVRDGASSKDILANVRQRDIDFKAFIQNLKSLVASRKEAEKEYEVRANKTESEGQKLVKLLIGNRDSLDNSYYNWYILVTNKCHPNQTKNLDFLKEIKWFAVLDFDPESVSKGVVKAYKKSRIANLHFPNQYEEKTTTIREKISSMNLYQQPSWIFCNGRSDLKNERHKPLEPHLWQRERASEVRKLISFFTDENIMMRRKFLVVFLLLSPVESPADPLIETFCAFYQALKGMENILCICVNSQTYQQWEDLLQTRLTMADELSNHSISTLNLELINSTILKLKPVTQSSRRYLPSCGSSSVILEKKEEDILTALEILCENECRDTDIEKDEIKFQEFKKLKEEHFYRGGRVSWWNFYFSSENYSSAFVKRDSYETLRRLIDCWADSPKREFAKIINIYHHPGCGGTTLAMNILWDLKKNFRCAVLKNKATDFAEIGEQVTNLITYKATSPQDYIPVLLLVDDFDEQENVYVLQNSIHSIFADRGLRYEKTLVIILNCMRSQNPDESAKLADSIALTYQLSPKEQRAFGAKLEEIEKQHKNCENFYSFMIMKSNFDAMYIENVVRNILKGHNVESKRAQLISYLALLNSYVTDSTISLSQCELFLGIIYTNTPWEPESLEDRMGTYATLLINTEVTEYGRYTGVRIIHPLIAIYCLKELEKSYHLDKCQIALKILHENLFYISGIGREKFEQDVQTLLLTRQRKEYGDEIDTLFSPLIEALQNEEIEEVLTAGNVRFPQNAFICQALARYFYIKEKNFNTALEWANEAKKKAPKNSYISDTLGQVYKSKIKWWLDENRNCKDITVNDLICMLEAAENASRAFKTSQEQTYRKGYEIESWSPQKSQRKYGMYNTAGFFGEIEVGLYTIQVLQLTPCFHEENKLAKTSLVDFLSGKGNIPANPKSDYFLALNNFISYLRSLQSDLKRCFEFFDDYMVLLKVRNIQKETVEIVVSKKINRCFKKYVEFFCHLDLNPLESTESPLIQEEKCRKSLQALRADRFSGLLEYLNPSHKEAATNMENIVNKYSFLLQQNPNKQLTKDKQNFILANVILNCLKPCSKFIQPLSMLKKQLREVLQVLGLNHQYPDPYFLACLLFWPENQELDEDSKLMEKYVASLNRSFKRQYRSMCKSKEASTLFYLGKKRGLNSFVHKASIEQYFSKVHNTNFLWQSGDVEGKKAVRDHLRRLTGQAEGKLISMEYGTEKKIKIPVISVYSGPLRSGRNIERVSFFLGFSIEGPQAYDIEVI